The region TAATATTCAGAGCTTAACAAAATACAACTCGATGGAATCTACAAATCACGGCAGCGAAAAAGCATATAAATATAGGGCACATATATCACTATCTCCCCACACAACTCCATACCCCATGCTTCACTACTTGCCACTTTGTATCCCAGGAAACGAGGTGCAGTTCCTCGTTTGCGCAGATggccatcctcatccagcaagtTGGTGTCGCCGTGGGGAGCAATTGGAATTCGTAATGACTGCCCAATTTGGGGTAGATCTTGTAGAGAGGGGACTGCGAGGACATGATGGGGTTGGGGGTGGCGAAGGGTTACTGGGGAAGAGAGCGTTGGAGGAGAACCCCTAGACCGGCCGTGCTCGTAGGTGGACATAAATCCCATGCTACTATACTTATGCGTACATGTCCCTTTGGTAAATCTCACCAACTAGGTGCTTCCCCTCTTTGGTGTCgtctttctcctttcctttcATCTATTGAACCCAACCCGGCATACCCCGGAATCGCTATGTCTCAATCAAAGCTTCGTCTTGCTATTTTGGACGACTATCAGGGGATTGCAGTTTCCAAATTCCATCACCTTGCCTCGCGTGTTGATGTCGCCTCCTTCCCGGATACACTTCACCCAGAGGTCCCTGAGGAAAGGGAGTCGCTCATACAGCGTCTCCTACCTTTCGATGTCATCTCCACCATGCGTGAGCGCACGGCACTCCCTGCAGACGTTACAAACGCCCTCCCGAATCTGAAGCTCGTCCTGACGACTGGAATGAAAAACTCCGCCATCGACATGGCCGCGCTCAGTCAGCGCGGTATTCCGGTCCTTGGAGCCAAGGGGATCGGGCTCGGGCTCAGCACAAGTGGTGTGCCAACACCCACCTCCCTCGATTCAACACTACAACATACCTGGGCTCTCATTTTGGGTCTTGCCCGGGGCGTGGCTAGCAATGATGCTAGAATGAAGCAGGGCGGCTGGGAAGGGTCCTTCGCCACTGGCCTGACGGGCAAGACTTTGGGATTGCTGGGATTCGGCAAACTGGGCGCCGACACCGCAAAGGTTGGGGTTCTAGCTTTTGGAATGAATGTGGTGGCCTGGTCAAGTAATCTcacgcagcagcaggcggaTGAAAAGGCTCGAGGTTTTGGTCTGCCCGAGGGGACGTTCCGGGTTGCGGCGAGCAAGGAGGATTTGCTACGCAGTGCAGACGTGTTGAGTATCCACTATGTCTTGTCCGACAGGAGTAGGAACATATTAGGGGC is a window of Aspergillus puulaauensis MK2 DNA, chromosome 4, nearly complete sequence DNA encoding:
- a CDS encoding D-2-hydroxyacid dehydrogenase family protein (COG:C;~EggNog:ENOG410PM3V;~InterPro:IPR036291,IPR029753,IPR006140;~PFAM:PF02826;~go_function: GO:0051287 - NAD binding [Evidence IEA];~go_process: GO:0055114 - oxidation-reduction process [Evidence IEA]), translating into MSQSKLRLAILDDYQGIAVSKFHHLASRVDVASFPDTLHPEVPEERESLIQRLLPFDVISTMRERTALPADVTNALPNLKLVLTTGMKNSAIDMAALSQRGIPVLGAKGIGLGLSTSGVPTPTSLDSTLQHTWALILGLARGVASNDARMKQGGWEGSFATGLTGKTLGLLGFGKLGADTAKVGVLAFGMNVVAWSSNLTQQQADEKARGFGLPEGTFRVAASKEDLLRSADVLSIHYVLSDRSRNILGAPELALMKPSALLVNTSRGPLVNEKSLLSTLEQGKIRGAAIDVYDFEPLPKDSRWRSVPWGKDGRSEVLLSPHMGYVEEGVMNRWYEDSAANLGLWLEGKEVPTKLS